In the Diospyros lotus cultivar Yz01 chromosome 13, ASM1463336v1, whole genome shotgun sequence genome, CAATGGCCCACCCTTGACCATATGTGGCTCCACCACTTGTTTTAGATCTACcaattgagagaaaaagagtgaaaggaagaaaaggagtTACGGAGTACTTAGGGTGACTAAATGAGCATTTTTCGGTGAACACTACGATTAAAAAATGGTGGCGAGGGACGAAGCACTTTTgctgtaacgcccaagatttttagactgaaatataatgtaatacttgggatttttagcttctaatacttgagcaaatatgtcctttcaagggattatagaagccttgagacaaaggttcagtttttgagccagtggcaaaatcgtaaatattgaggttcgggtaaaagtgtaatttacctaaaaactaggggtattagcgtaattagtcctttcttcggggactaaaatgcaattaaaaattggcctagggaccaagttgaaaagggtctaagtgcaattacctgaaaagtttgggccaaagtgtaattcttgaaatatttttcctaagggcatttgggagattcaagaaaagccttataaatgattttagagataaggatgaagcctcatgatgatattagagtcatgatgatattagagataagatgaaggctcatgatgactttaaggataagatttgatatgatttggataagatttgataagatcttatgtggataagatttgattcagataagaatcattgcagaatatcttaaaagatatggaatgattagagaatattttagaagatttgaaatgattggaatatcttgaaagtttagaaaagatttgaaatgattgtgacttacttggtgaccaagtttccaagcctataaatagggctcatggccaagagtttcctcattctaagttgggataaattcgtgctagacgggagtgcttcgagctttttgtaaaggtgaagccttcagcattcaaatctcatcaaaccaagttaaggtaagtacattatgaactatttatgatgtttaagcatgactatgaactatgttatgtggtccctcatgttatgttatgttcacgcaagtttcgggaccggagctcggtagcgctacgcacgagggttcttacccctgcaagttggtggaacctctcgtgtctccatacgatatgttatgttatgtcatgacttgtttaaatacatatgatggttctcttgtacttactgagatttgcgtaatctcaccccccttatgtttccccctcccccaggtgagcatgaatgaggagaccaggacatggacgtggagcgtggtgggttgtctaaaaaggattttcaagaacttaagtttagttttcttttgaaaacaatgtttttagggttgaactctgatcttttcctatatgtatgccataaagcatgtcttggaattttatttgatttaaagaaagtatgatttttggttttaagctccgaatatttttatatgaatattattatcattaagcatgtaagtaagttacgggtgtgacattgtggtatcagagcaaagtttactttcctgtagactcaaattgtttttaaagaaaatttttgtgcttttagtaaaatttttaaggaaatgcttttaaggaaacatgaaaatcCACCACGTCCCGTTCAAGCTTCTGATCTCCGGGTAAGTTATAAGAATTGCTATGCTTATTCTTTACGGATACTATGCTCATGCAAGTCATATCCCCCTTAACTATGCAGTTATTCTCTCAAGCTATATTTACGAGCATATGCtgttatatgtatgcacacgtatgaagctcatgttggaataagtatgtgagagatatgattcttatttttcattaattagtATGCGTTTTTCGCTAGTGATATTGCTCCAAACTCAAGAGTTCATGATTATAGCAGAAATATTTGTTTAGGAAAGGCCTATTAGAATGAAAGCAATTAGGAATCAAGTCCATCAAGAAGAGCTTGCAAAATGAATCGTAGTACTCTTTATCTTTAAGGACACTACATTTaggaattaattattctttttcacataAGGTTATGGAAACCCGTGCAAGAAGTGCCAATAGTAGGGGCAGGCAGCCGCAAAATGAGGCTAGCGAAACCAACAACCTCAACGGGCAGTTCATGCAGTTCATTGATGCCATTCGCAACATGACGCCACTTGCCACACCACCAGTTGCACCTCCCCAAGAAAACCTAAGAAACAATGCTACCTTGGTAGAGCAGTTTTGGAAGCTTCAACCTCCAGCTTTTGAGGGTGGGTTAGACCCTCTAGTAGCTGAAGATTGGATAGCAACAATTGAACGGATCTTTAATCTCATAGATTGTCCAGACCCTAGGAAGGTAACTTGCGCTATATATATGTTACAACATGGAGCAAGGCATTGGTGGGATTCTACTGCCAGATCCCGACCCCAGGGACATGTATGGACCTGGGATCAGTTCAAGGAACTTTTTCTTAAGAAGTATTACCCCGCTAACATCCGTAACCAGAAGGAAGCAGAGTTCCTCATGTTAAAACAAGGTAGCTTGACCTTGATTG is a window encoding:
- the LOC127788149 gene encoding uncharacterized protein LOC127788149; its protein translation is METRARSANSRGRQPQNEASETNNLNGQFMQFIDAIRNMTPLATPPVAPPQENLRNNATLVEQFWKLQPPAFEGGLDPLVAEDWIATIERIFNLIDCPDPRKVTCAIYMLQHGARHWWDSTARSRPQGHVWTWDQFKELFLKKYYPANIRNQKEAEFLMLKQGSLTLIEYERKFDELSRFAPALVDTEQKRARRFEQGLRDDLRQEVVTFELGTYHEKRHTGLCLMGTGACYSCGEMGHIAKFCPKGQVKKQQQQPYQQKPGNPPKGQARVYALTGQEEDQDRNVLAVLA